One window of the Corynebacterium glutamicum ATCC 13032 genome contains the following:
- the fudC gene encoding furfural detoxificationalcohol dehydrogenase FudC — protein MSISVKALQKSGPEAPFEVKIIERRDPRADDVVIDIKAAGICHSDIHTIRNEWGEAHFPLTVGHEIAGVVSAVGSDVTKWKVGDRVGVGCLVNSCGECEQCVAGFENNCLRGNVGTYNSNDVDGTITQGGYAEKVVVNERFLCSIPEELNFDVAAPLLCAGITTYSPIARWNVKEGDKVAVMGLGGLGHMGVQIAAAKGAEVTVLSRSLRKAELAKELGAARTLATSDEDFFTEHAGEFDFILNTISASIPVDKYLSLLKPHGVMAVVGLPPEKQPLSFGALIGGGKVLTGSNIGGIPETQEMLDFCAKHGLGAMIETVGVNDVDAAYDRVVAGDVQFRVVIDTASFAEVEAV, from the coding sequence GTGAGTATCTCAGTAAAAGCACTACAAAAGTCCGGCCCAGAAGCACCTTTCGAGGTCAAGATCATTGAACGCCGTGACCCACGCGCAGATGATGTGGTTATTGATATCAAAGCTGCGGGCATCTGCCACAGCGATATCCACACCATCCGCAACGAATGGGGCGAGGCGCACTTCCCGCTCACCGTCGGCCACGAAATCGCAGGCGTTGTCTCTGCGGTTGGATCCGATGTAACCAAATGGAAAGTCGGCGACCGCGTGGGCGTCGGCTGCCTCGTTAACTCCTGCGGCGAATGCGAACAGTGCGTCGCAGGATTTGAAAACAACTGCCTTCGCGGAAACGTCGGAACCTACAACTCTAACGACGTCGACGGCACCATCACCCAAGGCGGCTACGCTGAAAAGGTAGTGGTCAACGAACGTTTCCTGTGCAGCATCCCAGAGGAACTTAACTTCGATGTCGCAGCACCACTGCTGTGCGCAGGCATCACCACCTACTCCCCAATCGCTCGCTGGAACGTTAAAGAAGGCGACAAAGTAGCAGTCATGGGCCTCGGCGGACTCGGACACATGGGTGTCCAGATCGCTGCAGCCAAGGGTGCTGAGGTTACCGTTCTGTCCCGTTCCCTGCGCAAGGCAGAACTTGCCAAGGAACTCGGCGCAGCTCGCACGCTTGCGACTTCTGATGAGGATTTCTTCACCGAACACGCCGGTGAATTCGACTTCATCCTCAACACCATTAGCGCATCCATCCCAGTCGACAAGTACCTGAGCCTTCTCAAGCCACACGGTGTCATGGCTGTTGTCGGTCTGCCACCAGAGAAGCAGCCACTGAGCTTCGGTGCGCTCATCGGCGGCGGAAAAGTCCTCACCGGATCCAACATTGGCGGCATCCCTGAAACCCAGGAAATGCTCGACTTCTGTGCAAAACACGGCCTCGGTGCGATGATCGAAACTGTCGGCGTCAACGATGTTGATGCAGCCTACGACCGTGTTGTTGCCGGCGACGTTCAGTTCCGCGTTGTCATTGATACTGCTTCGTTTGCTGAGGTTGAGGCGGTTTAG
- the rfbA gene encoding glucose-1-phosphate thymidylyltransferase RfbA — translation MKGIILAGGSGTRLYPITKGISKQLMPIYDKPMVYYPLTTLIQAGIKDILIITTPEDSASFERLLGDGSSWGINLTYAVQPSPDGLAQAFIIGEEFIGDDDVALVLGDNIFDGAQLGHALKQCSNPDGGIVFAYEVSDPERYGVVEFDAANKAVSIEEKPTAPKSNFAVVGLYFYDNRVVDIAKSIKPSSRGELEITSVNDAYLQQGALTVQRLDRGDVWLDTGTIDSMSEASSYVEVLQKRTGNIIGSPEVAAYREGFITAEELTVLGEELKKSGYGNYLLRAL, via the coding sequence GTGAAAGGCATCATCCTCGCAGGTGGCTCCGGCACCCGGCTCTACCCCATCACCAAGGGCATCTCCAAGCAACTGATGCCGATTTACGACAAACCCATGGTCTACTACCCACTGACCACGCTCATTCAGGCCGGCATCAAAGACATCCTGATTATCACCACCCCTGAAGACAGCGCCTCCTTTGAACGCTTGCTTGGCGACGGCTCCTCCTGGGGCATCAACCTCACCTACGCCGTCCAACCCTCCCCCGACGGACTAGCCCAAGCATTCATCATCGGCGAGGAATTCATCGGTGACGACGACGTCGCGTTGGTGCTTGGCGATAACATCTTCGACGGCGCACAACTTGGCCACGCACTAAAGCAGTGCTCCAACCCCGACGGTGGCATTGTCTTTGCTTATGAGGTCTCCGATCCTGAGCGTTATGGCGTGGTGGAATTTGATGCTGCTAATAAGGCGGTGTCTATTGAAGAAAAGCCCACCGCGCCAAAATCCAACTTTGCCGTGGTAGGACTATATTTCTACGACAATCGCGTGGTGGACATCGCCAAGTCAATCAAGCCTTCCTCGCGTGGCGAACTGGAAATCACCTCCGTTAACGATGCCTACCTCCAGCAAGGTGCTTTAACTGTGCAGCGCCTGGACCGTGGCGATGTCTGGTTAGATACCGGCACAATCGATTCCATGTCCGAGGCGTCTTCCTATGTTGAGGTCCTGCAAAAACGTACCGGCAACATCATCGGATCCCCCGAAGTCGCTGCGTACCGCGAAGGTTTCATCACAGCTGAAGAACTCACAGTGCTTGGTGAGGAACTGAAGAAATCAGGCTACGGAAACTACCTGCTGAGAGCTTTGTAA
- a CDS encoding sugar nucleotide-binding protein: MEYGKQLTSHTTDIEGLLVFDFPVHGDNRGWFKENWQRTKMTNLGLPDFGPVQNNMSFNATAGTTRGMHAEPWDKFVSVAVGSVFGAWVDLRAGSSTYGNVVTQKITPDVGVYVPRGVANGFQALEDGTLYTYLVNDHWSPDAHYANVNLNMIDWPLPITEISEKDKKHPALIDATPLPARKVLVVGAGGQLGTALRAQFPDAEFVTRQELDITSDLTEARAWKQYSTIINAAAYTAVDQAEHDRAAAWDINAAAVANLATIARDNNLTLVHVSSDYVFDGAAESYDENAPFSPLGVYGQSKAAGDIAATTAPRHYIVRTSWVIGDGNNFVRTMKSLDERGIAPSVVDDQIGRLSFTEDIAAGIAHLLEVGAAYGTYNLTNTGEPASWADVARAVFSDPTKVTGVSTAEYFANKDAAPRPLNSVLDLGKIEATGFSAPTWQTRLNDYLKELSK, translated from the coding sequence ATGGAATACGGTAAACAACTCACCTCCCACACCACCGACATCGAAGGCCTACTGGTTTTCGATTTCCCCGTCCACGGCGACAACCGCGGCTGGTTCAAGGAAAATTGGCAGCGCACCAAGATGACCAACCTGGGGCTGCCCGATTTTGGCCCCGTCCAAAACAACATGAGTTTCAACGCCACCGCCGGCACGACTCGCGGCATGCACGCTGAGCCGTGGGATAAATTTGTGTCCGTCGCGGTGGGTTCCGTTTTCGGAGCTTGGGTGGATCTGCGCGCGGGCTCGAGCACGTACGGTAACGTCGTAACGCAAAAAATTACCCCTGACGTGGGAGTTTACGTCCCGCGTGGTGTGGCAAACGGCTTCCAGGCGCTCGAGGACGGCACGCTGTACACCTACCTCGTCAACGATCATTGGTCCCCCGACGCGCATTACGCCAACGTCAACCTCAACATGATCGACTGGCCGCTGCCCATCACCGAGATCTCCGAAAAAGATAAAAAACATCCAGCGCTTATCGACGCCACCCCCCTGCCCGCCCGCAAGGTTCTCGTGGTCGGCGCCGGCGGACAACTGGGAACCGCGCTACGCGCGCAGTTCCCAGACGCGGAATTTGTCACGCGCCAAGAACTCGATATCACCTCAGATCTCACCGAGGCTCGCGCGTGGAAACAATACTCCACCATCATAAACGCCGCCGCCTACACTGCCGTTGACCAGGCAGAACACGACCGCGCAGCAGCGTGGGACATCAACGCAGCGGCAGTGGCTAACCTCGCGACCATCGCGCGCGACAACAACCTCACCCTCGTGCACGTGTCCTCAGATTATGTCTTCGACGGTGCGGCCGAATCCTACGATGAAAACGCACCGTTTTCCCCACTCGGCGTGTACGGCCAATCCAAAGCAGCCGGCGACATCGCAGCCACCACCGCACCGCGCCACTACATTGTGCGCACCAGCTGGGTGATTGGCGATGGCAATAATTTTGTCCGCACCATGAAATCCCTCGACGAACGCGGCATCGCACCATCAGTAGTTGATGATCAAATCGGCCGCCTATCCTTCACCGAAGACATCGCAGCCGGCATCGCGCACCTTTTGGAAGTGGGTGCAGCATATGGCACCTACAACCTCACCAACACCGGCGAACCCGCAAGCTGGGCCGATGTTGCCCGCGCAGTATTTTCCGACCCCACCAAAGTTACCGGCGTGAGCACCGCCGAGTACTTCGCCAACAAAGACGCAGCGCCCCGCCCACTGAACTCCGTTTTGGATCTCGGCAAAATCGAAGCCACCGGATTTAGCGCACCGACCTGGCAGACCCGCCTCAACGACTACCTCAAGGAACTCTCAAAGTGA
- the rfbB gene encoding dTDP-glucose 4,6-dehydratase translates to MTSLLVTGGAGFIGANFVRQTVEQHPEYTHITVLDKLTYAGNADNLKGLPDSKVTLIEGDICDAELVDSLVKDHDITVHFAAESHNDNSLNDPSPFVHTNLIGTFVLLEAVRKHNKRFHHISTDEVFGDLELDDPNRFTETTAYKPSSPYSATKAGSDHLVHAWIRSFGIQATMSNCSNNYGPYQHIEKFIPRQITNILAGLTPKLYGTGEQVRDWIHVDDHNDAVHLILSKGKIGETYIIGADNDHVNNKQVIELICELMGLDKNAYEHVADRPGHDMRYAMDSTKLRTELGWAPKYTDVDSGMRKGLEQTIDWYRENEAWWRPAKNNVEATYAKQGQ, encoded by the coding sequence ATGACTTCTTTGCTTGTGACCGGAGGTGCCGGATTTATCGGCGCCAACTTCGTCCGCCAAACCGTAGAGCAGCACCCTGAATACACCCACATCACGGTGCTGGATAAACTCACCTACGCAGGAAACGCCGACAATCTCAAAGGCCTCCCCGACAGCAAAGTAACCCTCATCGAAGGCGATATCTGCGATGCTGAATTAGTCGACTCCCTGGTCAAAGACCACGACATCACAGTCCACTTCGCAGCAGAATCCCACAACGACAACTCCCTCAACGACCCCTCCCCGTTTGTTCACACTAACCTCATCGGCACCTTTGTCCTGCTAGAAGCAGTCCGCAAGCACAACAAACGCTTCCACCACATCTCCACCGATGAAGTCTTCGGCGATCTAGAGCTGGATGATCCAAACCGCTTCACTGAAACCACCGCCTACAAGCCATCGTCTCCATATTCTGCAACCAAGGCAGGGTCTGATCACTTGGTACACGCATGGATCCGCTCCTTCGGAATCCAGGCAACCATGTCTAACTGCTCCAACAATTACGGTCCCTACCAGCACATTGAAAAGTTCATCCCCCGCCAGATCACCAATATTCTGGCCGGCCTGACACCAAAACTTTATGGAACCGGCGAGCAGGTCCGCGACTGGATCCACGTCGATGATCACAATGACGCCGTCCACCTGATCCTGAGTAAGGGCAAGATCGGCGAAACCTACATCATCGGCGCCGACAACGATCATGTGAATAACAAGCAGGTCATCGAGCTTATTTGTGAACTCATGGGCCTCGACAAAAACGCATACGAGCACGTCGCAGACCGCCCCGGCCACGATATGCGTTACGCCATGGATTCCACCAAGCTGCGCACCGAGCTCGGCTGGGCACCTAAATACACCGACGTTGATTCCGGCATGCGCAAAGGCCTAGAGCAGACCATCGATTGGTACCGCGAAAACGAGGCCTGGTGGCGCCCTGCCAAGAACAACGTCGAAGCTACCTACGCTAAGCAGGGACAATAA
- a CDS encoding nitroreductase family protein, whose amino-acid sequence MSLSVVEAITNRRATRKYTDEAPTPELIDKIVDLALEAPSAFNAQQREIVVITDPAQKQKLYEASHQKQFLTAPVTFIAVARVENEPEDLEEILGTERAERVAGFINGRSIQQAREATLRDASLAAAFLILAAQAEGLSTSPTTGWDEEKVKEAIGLGGREDRAIALVIATGFPNEQPEHPGRLQNRRIDNSY is encoded by the coding sequence ATGTCACTTTCAGTCGTCGAGGCGATTACCAACCGCCGCGCCACCCGCAAATACACCGATGAAGCTCCTACCCCTGAGCTGATCGACAAAATCGTTGACCTTGCCCTGGAGGCACCCAGTGCGTTCAATGCGCAGCAACGTGAAATTGTTGTGATTACTGATCCCGCACAGAAGCAGAAGCTTTACGAGGCCTCCCATCAGAAACAATTCCTCACCGCACCTGTAACTTTCATTGCGGTTGCCCGCGTGGAAAACGAGCCTGAGGATTTGGAAGAGATTCTTGGTACGGAAAGGGCTGAACGTGTCGCGGGATTCATCAACGGTCGCAGCATTCAGCAGGCACGCGAAGCAACGTTGAGGGATGCCAGCCTCGCGGCGGCTTTTCTAATTCTGGCTGCCCAGGCGGAGGGTTTGAGTACCAGCCCGACTACTGGTTGGGATGAGGAAAAAGTGAAGGAAGCAATCGGTCTCGGCGGGCGTGAGGATCGTGCAATCGCCCTTGTTATTGCTACCGGATTCCCTAATGAACAGCCGGAGCACCCTGGTCGTTTGCAGAATAGGCGCATCGACAACAGCTACTAA
- a CDS encoding ABC transporter substrate-binding protein — MHFCLLPLAKPAKVVAPLLGVALLLSSCSSTSSDESIQPEVASTGYSVEHAMGTTEIPETPTRVVVIDSPHLDALLALGITPVGATESGSENGFPAYLADELKDTESVGLTSEPNLEKIAALDPDLIIGAKVRHEAIYDQLSDIAPTVMSEGSGTNWNEQAEITAAAVNKSDEMDKLISDLDTRATELGEEIGADGQTASMVRFRTDNFRLYGPETFSGSVLEQVGFDLGERDWNEYSMMELSSENFGQIDGDLIFYTIPGSPEATTYPKISELWVDSPAVRQGRTYEFEDETWMVGIGVLGANEILDDLEETLS; from the coding sequence ATGCATTTTTGTCTCCTGCCTCTGGCCAAACCTGCCAAAGTTGTGGCCCCGCTCCTCGGCGTCGCACTCCTTCTAAGCTCCTGTTCTTCAACATCTTCCGATGAATCAATCCAACCTGAAGTTGCCAGCACTGGATATTCAGTGGAGCACGCAATGGGCACCACCGAAATCCCTGAAACCCCAACGCGTGTGGTCGTCATTGATTCCCCACACCTCGACGCACTTTTGGCTTTGGGAATTACTCCAGTCGGAGCTACGGAATCTGGATCCGAAAATGGTTTCCCCGCCTACTTGGCTGACGAGCTAAAAGACACCGAATCTGTTGGGCTGACATCTGAGCCAAATTTGGAAAAGATCGCCGCACTGGATCCGGATTTGATCATTGGCGCAAAGGTCCGCCACGAGGCTATTTATGATCAGCTTTCAGACATCGCACCAACCGTGATGTCCGAAGGTTCCGGCACAAACTGGAATGAACAGGCAGAAATCACTGCGGCAGCAGTAAACAAGTCTGATGAGATGGACAAACTGATCTCAGACTTGGACACCCGTGCCACAGAGCTTGGTGAAGAGATCGGTGCTGACGGACAAACCGCTTCAATGGTTCGATTCCGCACGGACAACTTCAGGCTCTATGGTCCCGAGACCTTCTCTGGTTCAGTTCTGGAACAAGTTGGATTTGACCTGGGGGAACGTGATTGGAATGAGTACTCCATGATGGAGCTATCCTCAGAAAACTTTGGGCAGATCGATGGAGACCTTATTTTCTACACCATCCCAGGATCCCCTGAAGCAACCACTTATCCAAAGATTTCCGAACTGTGGGTTGATTCACCAGCAGTTCGGCAAGGTAGAACTTACGAGTTTGAAGACGAAACCTGGATGGTCGGCATCGGTGTATTAGGTGCCAATGAAATCTTGGATGACCTGGAAGAAACTCTGAGCTAG
- a CDS encoding M1 family metallopeptidase: protein MIMRRLRSTPVPGTRDSYTGIDFNLGFHIRRYELDLTYRVAPNLLMGTATLHMDNYRALDALTLDLGGSLRVEKVTAKGTAGTHIQVARFRHAGRKLRITFRNQIPVDQEFSLTIRYRGNPRPLRSEWGMIGWEELDNGALVAAQPNGAPSWFPCDDTPDEKALFDVHFHTDNGYAAIITGDLISKHVSGSMTTWHYQSREPMATYLAAVHVGEYDTVSLGVSESGVVVEAYVPVGDAALRARILEDFAKQVDMLDAYEKLFGPYPFRSYRVVITEDELEIPLEAQGLSSFGANHATGEGTWERLIAHELSHQWFGNSLGLAQWNDIWLNEGFACYAEWLWFEAAGVKSAAESALEFYRGLEALPKDILLANPGAKDMFDDRVYKRGALTVHALRELLGDDAFFKAVRSYVAEGRHGLVEPRDLKRHLYAVSTDHAALDAVWQSWLRDLELPEFPSGGLD from the coding sequence ATGATTATGCGAAGGCTGCGCTCCACCCCGGTCCCTGGTACACGCGATTCCTACACAGGAATTGATTTCAACTTAGGCTTCCACATCCGACGCTACGAGCTTGATCTCACCTACCGCGTAGCACCCAACCTGCTCATGGGCACCGCAACGCTGCACATGGATAATTACCGTGCGCTCGACGCGCTGACCCTGGACCTCGGCGGCAGCCTGCGCGTGGAAAAAGTCACCGCCAAAGGCACCGCCGGCACCCACATCCAAGTCGCGCGCTTCCGCCACGCCGGCCGCAAACTGCGCATCACCTTCCGCAACCAAATCCCGGTTGACCAGGAATTTTCACTCACCATCCGCTACCGCGGCAACCCGCGCCCCCTGCGCAGCGAATGGGGCATGATCGGCTGGGAAGAGCTCGACAACGGCGCCCTCGTCGCCGCCCAGCCAAACGGCGCGCCGAGCTGGTTCCCCTGCGACGACACGCCCGACGAGAAGGCGCTTTTCGACGTCCACTTCCACACCGACAACGGATACGCCGCCATTATCACCGGTGATTTAATCTCAAAACACGTCAGTGGCAGCATGACCACCTGGCACTACCAATCCCGCGAACCCATGGCCACCTACCTCGCAGCCGTCCACGTCGGAGAATACGACACTGTATCCCTGGGCGTTTCGGAATCGGGCGTTGTGGTGGAGGCGTATGTGCCTGTGGGGGATGCGGCCTTGCGGGCTCGGATTTTGGAGGACTTTGCCAAACAAGTCGACATGTTAGACGCCTACGAAAAACTCTTCGGCCCCTACCCATTCCGCAGCTACCGCGTAGTCATCACCGAAGACGAACTCGAAATCCCACTCGAAGCCCAAGGCCTCTCCAGCTTCGGAGCCAACCACGCCACCGGCGAAGGAACCTGGGAACGACTCATCGCCCACGAACTCTCCCACCAGTGGTTTGGCAACTCACTCGGCCTCGCCCAATGGAACGACATCTGGCTCAACGAAGGCTTCGCCTGTTACGCGGAATGGCTCTGGTTTGAGGCAGCTGGAGTTAAGTCGGCTGCGGAAAGTGCGTTGGAATTCTATCGAGGCCTGGAGGCGCTGCCGAAGGATATTTTGCTGGCCAACCCCGGCGCGAAGGATATGTTCGACGACCGCGTCTACAAGCGCGGCGCTCTGACTGTCCATGCATTGCGGGAATTGCTTGGCGATGATGCATTCTTCAAAGCTGTGCGCTCCTACGTTGCCGAAGGCCGACACGGACTCGTTGAACCCCGCGACCTGAAACGACACCTCTACGCAGTCTCCACAGACCACGCAGCTTTAGATGCAGTGTGGCAGTCCTGGCTTCGCGATCTGGAGTTGCCGGAGTTTCCTTCTGGTGGTTTGGACTAG
- a CDS encoding prolyl oligopeptidase family serine peptidase, producing the protein MTDYTFLEDIDTPEALAWAEKWSGESVEKLKSPAKDALEARLLAALDTDDRIAYVSRRGEKLYNFWRDAQHPRGVWRTTTLESYESDQPEWDVLIDVDALAEDEGENWVWKGAVVRSPEFDRALVKFSRGGADATVIREFDLATAAFVDDSPFELEEAKSDVTWVDLDTLLVGTDTGEGSLTDSGYPARVLTWKRGTPLEQAELFFEGSRQDVATHAWRDSTPGFERTFVSRSLDFYNSETSLETEGGLVKLDVPTDCDVIVKKQWIFVSPRTDFAGIPAGGLGVLLLKEFLEGGRDFQPVFTPTESTSLQGLATTKNFLVLTLLNNVSTEIVTVPLNDPTTEHEHIDLPEHVTAHVVATSPLDGDEIWVQAASFTEAPTLLRAELPGALEAVKKAPLQFENAGQETRQHWATSADGTKIPYFITGAFEEEPQNTLVHAYGGFEVSLTPSHSPTRGIAWLEKGYYFVEANLRGGGEFGPEWHSQATKLNRMKVWEDHRAVLADLVERGYATPEQIAIRGGSNGGLLTSGALTQYPEAFGAAVVQVPLADMLRYHTWSAGASWMAEYGNPDDPEERAVIEQYSPVQAVVGVEKRIYPPALVTTSTRDDRVHPAHARLFAQALLDAGQAVDYYENTEGGHAGAADNKQTAFVESLIYTWIEKTLDQQGSI; encoded by the coding sequence ACGTTCCTCGAAGACATTGACACCCCGGAAGCGCTCGCGTGGGCGGAAAAATGGTCGGGGGAAAGCGTCGAAAAGCTAAAAAGCCCAGCCAAGGACGCCCTGGAAGCCAGGCTGCTGGCTGCGTTGGACACCGATGATCGCATTGCCTACGTGAGCCGGCGCGGTGAGAAGCTGTACAACTTTTGGCGGGACGCGCAGCATCCGCGTGGAGTGTGGCGCACGACCACGTTGGAGTCGTATGAAAGTGACCAGCCGGAGTGGGACGTGCTCATTGATGTGGATGCGTTGGCGGAGGATGAGGGCGAAAACTGGGTATGGAAGGGCGCGGTTGTGCGCTCGCCGGAGTTTGATCGGGCGTTGGTGAAGTTCTCGCGGGGCGGGGCTGATGCGACGGTGATTAGGGAGTTTGATCTGGCCACGGCTGCTTTCGTGGATGATTCGCCGTTTGAATTGGAGGAGGCGAAGTCCGATGTCACGTGGGTTGATCTGGATACGTTGCTGGTGGGCACGGATACCGGCGAGGGGTCACTGACGGATTCTGGGTACCCGGCGCGGGTGCTCACGTGGAAGCGTGGGACTCCGCTTGAGCAGGCGGAGTTGTTCTTTGAGGGGTCGCGTCAGGATGTGGCGACTCATGCGTGGCGGGATTCAACACCTGGTTTTGAGCGGACGTTTGTGTCAAGGTCGTTGGATTTCTATAATTCGGAGACGTCGCTGGAAACCGAGGGTGGCCTGGTCAAGCTTGATGTGCCGACCGATTGCGATGTCATTGTGAAGAAGCAGTGGATTTTTGTGAGTCCTCGGACGGATTTCGCTGGGATTCCAGCAGGTGGCTTGGGAGTGCTGCTGTTAAAGGAGTTCCTTGAGGGCGGGCGCGATTTTCAGCCTGTGTTTACGCCTACTGAGTCGACGTCGCTGCAGGGATTGGCCACGACAAAGAATTTCCTGGTTTTAACGCTCCTTAATAATGTCTCCACAGAAATCGTCACAGTGCCGCTCAATGATCCGACAACGGAGCATGAACACATTGACCTCCCAGAGCATGTCACCGCGCATGTGGTTGCTACCTCCCCGTTGGATGGCGATGAAATTTGGGTGCAGGCAGCGAGTTTCACCGAAGCGCCAACGTTGCTGCGTGCGGAGCTGCCTGGTGCGCTTGAGGCTGTGAAGAAGGCGCCGTTGCAGTTTGAAAATGCTGGTCAGGAGACTCGTCAGCATTGGGCAACCTCGGCGGATGGAACGAAGATTCCGTACTTTATTACAGGAGCCTTCGAGGAGGAACCACAAAACACCCTGGTCCACGCCTACGGCGGCTTCGAGGTTTCCCTTACCCCAAGCCACTCCCCGACCCGCGGCATCGCATGGTTGGAAAAGGGCTACTACTTTGTGGAAGCCAACCTGCGTGGTGGCGGTGAATTCGGTCCGGAATGGCATTCGCAGGCAACCAAGCTGAACCGCATGAAGGTGTGGGAGGATCACCGCGCGGTGCTCGCCGACCTTGTGGAGCGCGGCTACGCAACGCCGGAGCAGATTGCGATTCGTGGCGGATCCAACGGTGGTTTGCTGACAAGTGGCGCGTTAACTCAGTACCCAGAAGCATTCGGTGCGGCAGTTGTGCAGGTGCCGTTGGCTGATATGTTGCGCTATCACACCTGGTCAGCGGGTGCTTCGTGGATGGCGGAGTACGGCAACCCTGACGATCCGGAGGAACGGGCGGTGATTGAGCAGTACTCGCCGGTGCAGGCGGTGGTGGGCGTCGAGAAGCGAATTTATCCACCCGCATTGGTGACGACCTCAACCCGGGACGACCGCGTCCACCCCGCGCACGCGCGCCTTTTTGCTCAAGCTTTGCTTGATGCGGGCCAGGCCGTGGATTACTACGAAAACACCGAGGGCGGCCATGCCGGCGCGGCGGATAACAAGCAGACCGCGTTTGTGGAATCGCTGATCTACACCTGGATCGAGAAGACTTTGGATCAGCAGGGTAGCATTTAA